One segment of Cottoperca gobio chromosome 24, fCotGob3.1, whole genome shotgun sequence DNA contains the following:
- the ginm1 gene encoding glycoprotein integral membrane protein 1 isoform X1 produces METACLAVCVLSLLFASVTCTEPSPRQLNTENIVINVTAGTLADTQLQDSNSLQINLNISVGEEQVLVNDIPVELSGVTRFNCQALLLDSINGSSEFESGYLVSTVTRVMVSQNRLYSDSEEVVALQVFSEVIEMEGKEVQQPDMCEVKILMSPDFQKLAQFTNIYPIGHSEIFRLPRENDVVVTDPPNPRKDEEQLISQTTSQYPLKHTETTQEEIAAPGKLPETPLRMDPDLLYDVRYGDEFDVKEPSQPDQIQMETPPKEFISSYSAMCQWVEEVRERLRRFSSESLPLFFLVMWVVVIGVVGSAVIVKILDMFFPTCEHKQIFHLNPVTLMPEDEKHTLLENIDIEVEEEEEEEEEEEEEEEEEEEKKP; encoded by the exons ATGGAGACGGCGTGTCTagcagtttgtgttttatctcTTCTGTTTGCCTCAGTAACCTGCACAGAGCCGTCGCCAAGGCAACTGAATACG gaaaacattgtgattaacgTGACAGCAGGGACACTGGCggacacacagctgcaggacTCCAACAGCTTGCAG ATCAATCTAAACATCTCGGTGGGTGAAGAGCAGGTGCTGGTTAATGACATCCCCGTAGAGCTGTCAGGGGTCACCAGGTTCAACTGCCAAGCTCTTCTCT TAGACAGCATTAATGGAAGCAGTGAGTTTGAATCTGGGTACTTGGTGTCCACTGTCACCCGGGTGATGGTGAGCCAGAACCGGCTGTACAGCGACTCGGAGGAGGTGGTGGCTCTGCAGGTGTTCAGTGAAGTGATAGAGATGGAGGGCAAAGAG GTCCAGCAGCCTGACATGTGTGAGGTGAAAATACTGATGAGCCCAGATTTCCAGAAGCTGGCTCAATTCACCAACATCTACCCCATCGGACACAGTGAGATCTTCAGGCTTCCCAGGGAGAACGACGTGGTTGTCACAGATCCACCAAATCCTAGAAAAG ATGAGGAACAGCTGATCTCCCAGACCACCAGCCAGTAccctctgaaacacacagagaccacGCAGGAGGAGATTGCAGCCCCGGGAAAGCTCCCAGAGACCCCCCTGCGGATGGACCCCGACCTGCTGTACGATGTCAGATACGGTGATGAATTTGACGTCAAAGAGCCGAGCCAGCCGGATCAGATTCAGATGGAAACTCCGCCCAAAGAATTCATATCATCTTACTCT GCCATGTGTCAGTGGGTGGAGGAAGTGAGGGAGCGTCTGAGGCGCTTCAGCTCCGAGTCGCTGCCTCTGTTCTTCCTGGTTATGTGGGTGGTGGTGATCGGCGTTGTCGGGTCAGCGGTCATCGTCAAGATCTTGGACATGTTCTTCCCAACTTGTGAACACAA GCAAATTTTTCACCTAAACCCTGTCACGCTCATGCCGGAGGATGAGAAGCACACTCTGCTGGAGAACATAGACATagaggtagaagaagaagaagaagaagaagaagaagaagaagaagaagaagaagaagaagaggagaagaagccTTAA
- the ginm1 gene encoding glycoprotein integral membrane protein 1 isoform X2, translated as METACLAVCVLSLLFASVTCTEPSPRQLNTENIVINVTAGTLADTQLQDSNSLQINLNISVGEEQVLVNDIPVELSGVTRFNCQALLYSINGSSEFESGYLVSTVTRVMVSQNRLYSDSEEVVALQVFSEVIEMEGKEVQQPDMCEVKILMSPDFQKLAQFTNIYPIGHSEIFRLPRENDVVVTDPPNPRKDEEQLISQTTSQYPLKHTETTQEEIAAPGKLPETPLRMDPDLLYDVRYGDEFDVKEPSQPDQIQMETPPKEFISSYSAMCQWVEEVRERLRRFSSESLPLFFLVMWVVVIGVVGSAVIVKILDMFFPTCEHKQIFHLNPVTLMPEDEKHTLLENIDIEVEEEEEEEEEEEEEEEEEEEKKP; from the exons ATGGAGACGGCGTGTCTagcagtttgtgttttatctcTTCTGTTTGCCTCAGTAACCTGCACAGAGCCGTCGCCAAGGCAACTGAATACG gaaaacattgtgattaacgTGACAGCAGGGACACTGGCggacacacagctgcaggacTCCAACAGCTTGCAG ATCAATCTAAACATCTCGGTGGGTGAAGAGCAGGTGCTGGTTAATGACATCCCCGTAGAGCTGTCAGGGGTCACCAGGTTCAACTGCCAAGCTCTTCTCT ACAGCATTAATGGAAGCAGTGAGTTTGAATCTGGGTACTTGGTGTCCACTGTCACCCGGGTGATGGTGAGCCAGAACCGGCTGTACAGCGACTCGGAGGAGGTGGTGGCTCTGCAGGTGTTCAGTGAAGTGATAGAGATGGAGGGCAAAGAG GTCCAGCAGCCTGACATGTGTGAGGTGAAAATACTGATGAGCCCAGATTTCCAGAAGCTGGCTCAATTCACCAACATCTACCCCATCGGACACAGTGAGATCTTCAGGCTTCCCAGGGAGAACGACGTGGTTGTCACAGATCCACCAAATCCTAGAAAAG ATGAGGAACAGCTGATCTCCCAGACCACCAGCCAGTAccctctgaaacacacagagaccacGCAGGAGGAGATTGCAGCCCCGGGAAAGCTCCCAGAGACCCCCCTGCGGATGGACCCCGACCTGCTGTACGATGTCAGATACGGTGATGAATTTGACGTCAAAGAGCCGAGCCAGCCGGATCAGATTCAGATGGAAACTCCGCCCAAAGAATTCATATCATCTTACTCT GCCATGTGTCAGTGGGTGGAGGAAGTGAGGGAGCGTCTGAGGCGCTTCAGCTCCGAGTCGCTGCCTCTGTTCTTCCTGGTTATGTGGGTGGTGGTGATCGGCGTTGTCGGGTCAGCGGTCATCGTCAAGATCTTGGACATGTTCTTCCCAACTTGTGAACACAA GCAAATTTTTCACCTAAACCCTGTCACGCTCATGCCGGAGGATGAGAAGCACACTCTGCTGGAGAACATAGACATagaggtagaagaagaagaagaagaagaagaagaagaagaagaagaagaagaagaagaagaggagaagaagccTTAA